CatgaaaatgcattttatattttctaaacgaTGAAGGGTTTTCTATGTTTCTCGGATCTCGAaccattttattctttataaaatgttctgaAGATAATTTTGATGTGTTTTCAGTGACAATTGAATTTAGGTTTGGCAGATTGATAATACTTTttctaattgtaaattatcttTACATATCAAAGTGTTAACAACAGTAGCGAGGCTTGAGGTTTTTGGTTGGGGAgacactgaaaaaaaaatggcacTAATACGCCTAGACCCCCTCTTTTTTTCTTGAACCCGGCAACTATGGCCATTATCTAAacggtaataaataaatgttcaaaaactaaaaacaaaattaaattatatttaaaaacttccaaaataataatatttgatgtaataaaacaaatgtattataatttataaattataaccaacaaaacaaaataaaatgtaatataataaactgtatatGTGCAACTCGCATTAACAtgaagtttaaaaacaaatttacgttaatttatacgttaaatctatttttctattttttgtcTTAGAAAATAAGTCAATGACATTGTCAATAAATGTTGGGTCAGTGGCTAATTCACTCAACATTTTCTTCTCGATAGCCATAGTACACAAATTTGAGAATCTATCGTGTGTCATTGTATTTCTTAGAAACGTCTTGATTCTTTTTAAAGTACTCATACTTCTTTCACTAGAAGCCGTTGTTACAGgaatacacaaaattaattgtaacaaTTTTGTAAGCTCTACGTACACTTCTTGTAACTCAGCTGAaacaaatatgattatattataattaaatacatagattttaaaaataataatgattatgtaccaacctttaataatataattcagcaATTCTTTTGGTGGAAGatgtttgttattatcattgtaaataactGTTAATTCATTTTGTAATCTCTCTTGTTCGAATACTCCTGGGAAAACTTTTAGTAGTTGATTTAGTTTCTCAAttggaaaatgttttttgtaattaataaactcaTTGTTGTTTGCGAGctcaataaatttcaaaacgtGAAAATCTTGAAATCGAACTTCAGTTTGGATAATTATTGAGTCCAATATTTCATACGTCAGATTTTTGAGACTATTTATATCTTTGTCTGTATATTGAAGTTCGTTATTCAATTCCATTGCAGACTCGCAACACTCGGTTATAGTATTTTGGTCATTTCTCATAGCTGATAATTGTgtagataaattttttatttcatttatgcaaGTTTGTACATCCGCAGTGCATTTTGtttgaagtattaaaaatacatgatccgagtatataaatattcgatGAAACagacataataaatacacaaatttttgatttgataatttatgcaGTAACCCATACGCTGTACTTATAGAAATCGGATCCCAGTCTTCCCCCTCTGTTACATACGATATCGCTTTTTGTAGttctttaaaatgtgtacttaTAGTAGCTGCTGCTCTTGAATGGTAATTCCACCTTGTTTCACAACTTTTTGGCAACTTAAAACCTTTTTCCCGAAGCAGCTCAGTTCGTTTTGGTGATCTACTGAAAAATGTGTGAAACATTGTAAGGTCGCTTATAAAAATACGGAcggacttaatattttttgacccatgtaaaaaaattaggttCAGTTGATGGGCATAGCAGTGAATAAATAGGGCTTTtggataagtttttttaataatggctTGGACTCCATTTTGGTTTCCAGCCATGACGGCCGCTCCATCATAAGTctgacatataattttatcgtttatattCCATTTGGTTATTTCtgccaataaaatatttgagagCCCAACAGCACTTTTATCTTTTGATACATcaaaaaaacctataaatCTCTCTTCAATGTTGTTGTCAACAacgtatcttaaaataatactcattTGTGATTTGCACGATACATCGGTAGTTTCGTCGGCTTGTATAGACACAAAATTTgcacattttaaatcattcattattttagtatttacgaCATCTGTAATACAagcaattaaatcattttgcaCATCACTAGACGTTCCTTTAAATAAAGAGTTAgacaaaaaatgttctttgAGTATTTGTTCTTCTTGCGATAAGAGTTCTAATAGCTCTAAATAATTACCCTTACTTAATGAGCTTTTTCGTTCATCGTGTCCTCGGAAAGCTAACTCTTGTTTCCCCAAATAACACACAACATGAATTAATCGAGCTAATATGCGACGGTTAATGCCAActtgttcattatattttatggcttgCAAGCGTCGCCCTTCCGATAGTGCatgatcaattatatttttaccaagtAACTTAAATTGTTCCTGACAAACGAGATGCCTTTCAGAAATAGCATGTTTGTTTGCTTTTCGttcgaaattttttatatttgacacACCTTCGTTGCTCCAGGTTTTCTCTCCTCTTAATAATAAgcagtaaaaacaatatagtttatttcttACCTGACTACCAGTAagccatttatattttgaataccaCACGAATTGAAATTTTCTAGTTGTTTTTCCGTCAGCTATTGTTAAATGCAATAAGGGacatggttttttatttttaagttcatattttttttcgtatgaataattattaattccatcGTCCAAAatggaattaattaaatcgtcAGCCATTATGAATTACGAGgacaattaattacaattacaataagaaataataaatattgtaaaacagtCGTACGACATTACGATTGCGCGGCGTGACAATGCGACGGCGACGTTTATTGAGGATTGAGGTAATTACGAACGGCGAGACTTGTCTCATCGAGTACATAGTAATCCCCACTCACATTAACATTTCCCTTGTACCCGCGCACCTATATTTGTGAGACAATGCGTCGCAACGTCTTTTAGATTTAGATATAATACCGTATTTGAAATGACCCGTATCGCCAACACGTACGCACGGCTGTATCGCCGCCGTATGCCCGTATCGCGTGCATCTAATCTATTTTAAGAATTCTATAACTTTATAACGAAAAACCGATTTTAACAAATACTGAAAcatacatcatatattttaatattttataatataaaataaaattcacatttttaaatattgtataaaacaaaataataattatttatttgtcccGTGTTCTAATTTCTAAGTGGGGAGACATTGTCTCTTTGTCTCCTATGACGCTTCGCCACTGGTTAACAAATGAAtcgatttataatttgatattattcacTTCTTTCTTATTTAtccttttttatttcttagcctctgttttattttggttatttaaCTCGATTTTTATTGTCAAAGAAGGTATACTGTCGAGTTATCAAAtggttttttctatttttacatTCGTTAACGATAGTTTCTACGACACGTTATGATGGAGGGTTCATTGAATGAAGAGGACAGGtcatgacttttttttaccttttttctttccactttacttttttttaagtatgataAATCAAGACATTTGTTGTTGTGTCATTGTGTCTTGTGACTTTTGTACGACCATGTCCAGGACGTGGCTGGTTTAAGCTTTTGTGGTTTCTTAATCTCTTATAAATTTGGTAGAATGGCAAATCAATCGATGCCTAATTCCAATGCAggtggtataaataatatttaggtgatACGTCAATATAAAGGTTGTCGGTGATCGATAAAACCGACATAATATTGTAGCTTTGATACAAGACTAAATTTATGGTAATCATTGGCACTATTTCTTTGTAATCTAGGCGCTTGTTCGCTGTAGTGGTAttcacataataaatttacgttTACGTTATTCGCAATTACTACTATCGTCTCTTGAAAGgacaaagtaaaatatttgttaaataaagatGTAAGTTCGTGCAatgataaatctatttttggaTTAGAATTTGACAAAGCTGTCCTATTCCTGGTAGAATATGTATTAGTTTTATGTACatgaaaatgcattttatattttctaaacgaTGAAGGGTTTTCTATGTTTCTCGGATCTCGAaccattttattctttataaaatgttctgaAGATAATTTTGATGTGTTTTCAGTGACAATTGAATTTAGGTTTGGCAGATTGATAATACTTTttctaattgtaaattatcttTACATATCAAAGTGTTAACAAATGAAtcgatttataatttgatattattcacTTCTTTCTTATTTAtccttttttatttcttagccactgttttattttggttatttaaCTCGATTTTTATTGTCAAAGAAGTTATACTGTCGAGttatcaaatgtttttttctatttttacatTCGTTAACGATAGTTTCTTCGACACGTTATGATGGAGGGTTCATTGAATGAAGAGGACAGGtcatgacttttttttaccttttttctttccactttactttttttaagtatgataAATCAAGACATTTGTTGTTGTGTCATTGTGTCTTGTGACTTTTGTACGACCATGTCCAGGACGTGGCTGGTTTAAGCTTTTGTGGTTTCTTAATCTCTTATAAATTTGGTAGAATGGCAAATCAATCGATGCCTCATTCCAATGCAggtggtataaataatatttaggtgatACGTCAATATAAAGGTTGTCGGTGATCGATAAAATCGACATAATATTGTAGCTTTGATACAAGACTAAATTTATGGTAATCATTGGCACTATTTCTTTGTAATCTAGGCGCTTGTTCGCTGTAGTGGTATTCACATAGTAAATTTACGTTTACGTTATTCGCAATTACTACTATCGTCTCTTGAAAGgacaaagtaaaatatttgttaaataaagatGTAAGTTCGTGCAatgataaatctatttttggaTTAGAATTTGACAAAGCTGTCCTATTACTGGTAGAATATGTATTAGTTTTATGTACatgaaaatgcattttatattttctaaacgaTGAAGGGTTTTCTATGTTTCTCGGATCTCGAaccattttattctttataaaatgttctgaAGATAATTTTGATGTGTTTTCAGTGACAATTGAATTTAGGTTTGGCAGATTGATAATACTTTttctaattgtaaattatcttTACATATCAAAGTGTTAACAAATGAAtcgatttataatttgatattattcacTTCTTTCTTATTTAtccttttttatttcttagccactgttttattttggttatttaaCTCGATTTTTATTGTCAAAGAAGGTATACTGTCGAGTTATCAAAtggttttttctatttttacatTCGTTAACGATAGTTTCTACGACACGTTATGATGGAGGGTTCATTGAATGAAGAGGACAGGtcatgacttttttttaccttttttctttccactttacttttttttaagtatgataAATCAAGACATTTGTTGTTGTGTCATTGTGTCTTGTGACTTTTGTACGACCATGTCCAGGACGTGGCTGGTTTAAGCTTTTGTGGTTTCTTAATCTCTTATAAATTTGGTAGAATGGCAAATCAATCGATGCCTAATTCCAATGCAggtggtataaataatatttaggtgatACGTCAATATAAAGGTTGTCGGTGATCGATAAAACCGACATAATATTGTAGCTTTGATACAAGACTAAATTTATGGTAATCATTGGCACTATTTCTTTGTAATCTAGGCGCTTGTTCGCTGTAGTGGTAttcacataataaatttacgttTACGTTATTCGCAATTACTACTATCGTCTCTTGAAAGgacaaagtaaaatatttgttaaataaagatGTAAGTTCGTGCAatgataaatctatttttggaTTAGAATTTGACAAAGCTGTCCTATTCCTGGTAGAATATGTATTAGTTTTATGTACatgaaaatgcattttatattttctaaacgaTGAAGGGTTTTCTATGTTTCTCGGATCTCGAaccattttattctttataaaatgttctgaAGATAATTTTGATGTGTTTTCAGTGACAATTGAATTTAGGTTTGGCAGATTGATAATACTTTttctaattgtaaattatcttTACATATCAAAGTGTTAACAAATGAAtcgatttataatttgatattattcacTTCTTTCTTATTTAtccttttttatttcttagccactgttttattttggttatttaaCTCGATTTTTATTGTCAAAGAAGGTATACTGTCGAGTTATCAAAtggttttttctatttttacatTCGTTAACGATAGTTTCTTCGACACGTTATGATGGAGGGTTCATTGAATGAAGAGGACAGGtcatgacttttttttaccttttttctttccactttacttttttttaagtatgataAATCAAGACATTTGTTGTTGTGTCATTGTGTCTTGTGACTTTTGTACGACCATGTCCAGGACGTGGCTGGTTTAAGCTTTTGTGGTTTCTTAATCTCTTATAAATTTGGTAGAATGGCAAATCAATCGATGCCTCATTCCAATGCAggtggtataaataatatttaggtgatACGTCAATATAAAGGTTGTCGGTGATCGATAAAACCGACATAATATTGTAGCTTTGATACAAGACTAAATTTATGGTAATCATTGGCACTATTTCTTTGTAATCTAGGCGCTTGTTCGCTGTAGTGGTAttcacataataaatttacgttTACGTTATTCGCAATTACTACTATCGTCTCTTGAAAGgacaaagtaaaatatttgttaaataaagatGTAAGTTCGTGCAatgataaatctatttttggaTTAGAATTTGACAAAGCTGTCCTATTCCTGGTAGAATATGTATTAGTTTTATGTACatgaaaatgcattttatattttctaaacgaTGAAGGGTTTTCTATGTTTCTCGGATCTCGAaccattttattctttataaaatgttctgaAGATAATTTTGATGTGTTTTCAGTGACAATTGAATTTAGGTTTGGCAGATTGATAATACTTTttctaattgtaaattatcttTACATATCAAAGTGTTAACAAATGAAtcgatttataatttgatattattcacTTCTTTCTTATTTAtccttttttatttcttagccactgttttattttggttatttaaCTCGATTTTTATTGTCAAAGAAGGTATACTGTCGAGTTATCAAAtggttttttctatttttacatTCGTTAACGATAGTTTCTTCGACACGTTATGATGGAGGGTTCATTGAATGAAGAGGACAGGtcatgacttttttttaccttttttctttccactttacttttttttaagtatgataAATCAAGACATTTGTTGTTGTGTCATTGTGTCTTGTGACTTTTGTACGACCATGTCCAGGACGTGGCTGGTTTAAGCTTTTGTGGTTTCTTAATCTCTTATAAATTTGGTAGAATGGCAAATCAATCGATGCCTCATTCCAATGCAggtggtataaataatatttaggtgatACGTCAATATAAAGGTTGTCGGTGATCGATAAAATCGACATAATATTGTAGCTTTGAtacaatactaaatttatggTAATCATTGGCACTATTTCTTTGTAATCTAGGCGCTTGTTCGCTGTAGTGGTATTCACATAGTAAATTTACGTTTACGTTATTCGCAATTACTACTATCGTCTCTTGAAAGgacaaagtaaaatatttgttaaataaagatGTAAGTTCGTGCAatgataaatctatttttggaTTAGAATTTGACAAAGCTGTCCTATTCCTGGTAGAATATGTATTAGTTTTATGTACatgaaaatgcattttatattttctaaacgaTGAAGGGTTTTCTATGTTTCTCGGATCTCGAaccattttattctttataaaatgttctgaAGATAATTTTGATGTGTTTTCAGTGACAATTGAATTTAGGTTTGGCAGATTGATAATACTTTttctaattgtaaattatcttTACATATCAAAGTGTTAACAAATGAAtcgatttataatttgatattattcacTTCTTTCTTATTTAtccttttttatttcttagcctctgttttattttggttatttaaCTCGATTTTTATTGTCAAAGAAGGTATACTGTCGAGTTATCAAAtggttttttctatttttacatTCGTTAACGATAGTTTCTACGACACGTTATGATGGAGGGTTCATTGAATGAAGAGGACAGGtcatgacttttttttaccttttttctttccactttacttttttttaagtatgataAATCAAGACATTTGTTGTTGTGTCATTGTGTCTTGTGACTTTTGTACGACCATGTCCAGGACGTGGCTGGTTTAAGCTTTTGTGGTTTCTTAATCTCTTATAAATTTGGTAGAATGGCAAATCAATCGATGCCTAATTCCAATGCAggtggtataaataatatttaggtgatACGTCAATATAAAGGTTGTCGGTGATCGATAAAACCGACATAATATTGTAGCTTTGATACAAGACTAAATTTATGGTAATCATTGGCACTATTTCTTTGTAATCTAGGCGCTTGTTCGCTGTAGTGGTAttcacataataaatttacgttTACGTTATTCGCAATTACTACTATCGTCTCTTGAAAGgacaaagtaaaatatttgttaaataaagatGTAAGTTCGTGCAatgataaatctatttttggaTTAGAATTTGACAAAGCTGTCCTATTCCTGGTAGAATATGTATTAGTTTTATGTACatgaaaatgcattttatattttctaaacgaTGAAGGGTTTTCTATGTTTCTCGGATCTCGAaccattttattctttataaaatgttctgaAGATAATTTTGATGTGTTTTCAGTGACAATTGAATTTAGGTTTGGCAGATTGATAATACTTTttctaattgtaaattatcttTACATATCAAAGTGTTAACAAATGAAtcgatttataatttgatattattcacTTCTTTCTTATTTAtccttttttatttcttagccactgttttattttggttatttaaCTCGATTTTTATTGTCAAAGAAGTTATACTGTCGAGTTATCAAAtggttttttctatttttacatTCGTTAACGATAGTTTCTTCGACACGTTATGATGGAGGGTTCATTGAATGAAGAGGACAGGtcatgacttttttttaccttttttctttccactttacttttttttaagtatgataAATCAAGACATTTGTTGTTGTGTCATTGTGTCTTGTGACTTTTGTACGACCATGTCCAGGACGTGGCTGGTTTAAGCTTTTGTGGTTTCTTAATCTCTTATAAATTTGGTAGAATGGCAAATCAATCGATGCCTCATTCCAATGCAggtggtataaataatatttaggtgatACGTCAATATAAAGGTTGTCGGTGATCGATAAAATCGACATAATATTGTAGCTTTGATACAAGACTAAATTTATGGTAATCATTGGCACTATTTCTTTGTAATCTAGGCGCTTGTTCGCTGTAGTGGTATTCACATAGTAAATTTACG
This sequence is a window from Rhopalosiphum maidis isolate BTI-1 chromosome 1, ASM367621v3, whole genome shotgun sequence. Protein-coding genes within it:
- the LOC113550037 gene encoding uncharacterized protein LOC113550037; the protein is MFHTFFSRSPKRTELLREKGFKLPKSCETRWNYHSRAAATISTHFKELQKAISYVTEGEDWDPISISTAYGLLHKLSNQKFVYLLCLFHRIFIYSDHVFLILQTKCTADVQTCINEIKNLSTQLSAMRNDQNTITECCESAMELNNELQYTDKDINSLKNLTYEILDSIIIQTEVRFQDFHVLKFIELANNNEFINYKKHFPIEKLNQLLKVFPGVFEQERLQNELTVIYNDNNKHLPPKELLNYIIKAELQEVYVELTKLLQLILCIPVTTASSERSMSTLKRIKTFLRNTMTHDRFSNLCTMAIEKKMLSELATDPTFIDNVIDLFSKTKNRKIDLTYKLT
- the LOC113561285 gene encoding zinc finger MYM-type protein 1-like; amino-acid sequence: MLIGEKTWSNEGVSNIKNFERKANKHAISERHLVCQEQFKLLGKNIIDHALSEGRRLQAIKYNEQVGINRRILARLIHVVCYLGKQELAFRGHDERKSSLSKGNYLELLELLSQEEQILKEHFLSNSLFKGTSSDVQNDLIACITDVVNTKIMNDLKCANFVSIQADETTDVSCKSQMSIILRYVVDNNIEERFIGFFDVSKDKSAVGLMMERPSWLETKMESKPLLKKLIQKPYLFTAMPIN